The sequence CCCGTTGGAAATACTGGACGCTGAAGCCGTTCTCCAGGAATTCATCGGTGAGGGGGTAGCCGAAAATGGCCAGTCCACCGTAGCGGTTGAAGAAGTCGAGGAAGGCCCCCCGCACCGTATGGCCGGTCTCCGGGAAATAGCGGGCGCCGTAGGCCAGTGCGGGAGAACCCGCCGGCAGGAGCAGGGCCATCGCCAGGACCAGAATCACGACCAACCAGAGCATTTTGCGTTTGCGCATGCTGTTATCCTCCCTGACGCCACTGCCGGCGTCCGTGTGCGCATTCTCCCCAAACGGGAATCCCGACAAAACCTTACATAACTAATTATAGCAGGTTCATCATAGAATTGCAAGCATTTTGTAAGGTTCTACGAGCGGTTTTCCCTTGCTTTTGACGATAAAATATGCTACATTAGGGACAAATGTAAGACGTACGCGCATGGCATTTTGTTCATGCAGGGAGCACATATGGCCCAACGCATACTCGTTGTGGACGATGACATCAACGCTCTGCGGCTGATCGCCTACGCCCTGCATCGCGAGGGGTTTGAGACGCTGACCGCCAAGAGCGGCCCGGAAGCGCTCCAGATCCTCTCCGAGACACCGGTGGACCTCGTCATCCTGGATATCATGATGCCGGAGATGGACGGCTACGAGGTATGCCGGCGCATTCGCGAACAGCCGGCGACGGCCCGCCTGCCCGTCATCATGCTGACCGCCAAGTCCCAGGTGGAGGACAAGGTGCGGGGGTTCCAGGTGGGGGCCGACGACTACATCACCAAACCGGTCCTGCCGGCGGAGCTGATCGCCCGGGTGAAGGCGCTCCTGGCACGCGCATCCTATATCGCCCAGCCGGCGGCCACCCAGCGCGCCAATGTCATCACCTTCCTGGGAGCCAAAGGCGGCGTGGGCACCTCCACGCTCTTGGTTAACGTGGGCATTGCCCTGGCCGAGCGCAAGAAGTTGGTCATCCTCTTCGATGCGAACTATCACACCGGCACCATCGCCATGCAGTTGGGACTGCGCCCGGGGCCTGGCCTGGCCTCGCTCTTGAAAGATGCGGCCGGCACCTCCGCCAAGGCAGTGACCAGCGCCCTGGTACCGCATGCGTCCGGATTGCGGGTCTTCCCCACCGTCCCGCGGGAGGAGCTAATAGGCATCACTGTCCCGCCGGCCAGGACACACCAGATCCTCGAGGAGCTGGAACA comes from Anaerolineae bacterium and encodes:
- a CDS encoding response regulator, whose protein sequence is MAQRILVVDDDINALRLIAYALHREGFETLTAKSGPEALQILSETPVDLVILDIMMPEMDGYEVCRRIREQPATARLPVIMLTAKSQVEDKVRGFQVGADDYITKPVLPAELIARVKALLARASYIAQPAATQRANVITFLGAKGGVGTSTLLVNVGIALAERKKLVILFDANYHTGTIAMQLGLRPGPGLASLLKDAAGTSAKAVTSALVPHASGLRVFPTVPREELIGITVPPARTHQILEELEQQADFVLVDAGACFTPHANVCISRSRRVVVVTESDPLALEAAQQTISALMKMDLHGAMVDVVLVNRTRSATVVSPTEAEQFLGMTLAGYIIPAPEMCFQANRNRIPIMLAQPGNLTVEQI